The DNA sequence TTTAATCCCTGGCTCACGCTGGGGATTTTTTATTGACAGGTTGATTACGAGGAAGATGGGGCGTTGCGGAGCCGTTCTGAGGGTGGGGCGATCGCCAACGCCACTGTAAACGTGGTCACTCCGGTTGTGCTACTCACGGTTACGGTGCCACCCAGATGTTCGGTTAACTTCTTCACCAATGCCAGTCCTAGTCCAGTGCCCCCGTGCTTCCAGGGGTCACCATTGGGCACCCGATAAAATTTTTCAAAGACTCGTGATAACTCGTGACTGGGAATTTCTACACCTGTGTTTTGGATGTGGATCTCCAAGAGGGTTGGGGCGATCGCACCGCTTTGTCCCGGGCGTGGGGCACTGCTGAGGGTAGCGGAGATGCTGATCCGCTCACCGGGGGGAGTGTACTTACAGGCATTGTTGAGTAACTCGGTGAAAATCCGCTCCAGGCTCACGCGATCAGACACCAGGGGAGGAAGATCATCCGGCAGTTCAATTTCCAGGTGTTGATTCTGTTTTAGAGCGCGAGTTTCAAATGGCTCAGCCAGATGAGGCAACCAGCTTTGGAGATGAATGATCGACGGCATCAGGTCTTCTATCCCTGCATCAAGGCGTTGCAAATCGAGCAGGTCGTTAATTAATTCAATTTCGCGCTGGCATTCATCCTGCAAAATCTGTAGATAACGGCTTGCCTGACTCGTTTCGCTGTCATACAGCCCCTCTCGTTGCATCAACACTTCCAGCAGATGAGCCGCTAAGTTGATGTTAGACATGGGAGTCCGCAATTCATGAGACACCGTAGACAAAAAATCATCTTTGAGTTGGTTCAGTCGTTCTAACTCTACAACCTGGGCTTGAACCGCTTGATAGAGGCGAGCTTGACGAAGGGCGATCGCACATTGATTAGACACCTGTTGCACTAACCGCACCTCTAACTCGCTAAACGAAAGGTCTCGATCTTGAAAGAGCCACAGGTCACCAATGACCCCTTGATCATCCTGGATGGGGCAAGCAAGAATGGCGTATTTGTTTTGGATCGGGCGAACAGTGTCAACTGCGATCGGACAAAACTGCACCCACTGCCCTTGCAACAACTGACTATAGATATCAGGGGCTGTGATTAGCTGTAGCTGTAAACCAATTGCAGGAGGCAGCGATCGGGTGTACTCATGGCGAATGGTACAAACCGTTTGGTCTAACTCGTAAATTCCAGTGTCACAGCAATCGACGCCCAGTTCCAGTGCCAAGGCTTTCACGACTGATTGCAAAATCTGATCTTCATCCAACGAGTCCCGCACACTATCGGTGATTTGTTTCAACACGGCCTCAAAGTCCAGAGCTTGCTGTAGTTGCGTCGTGCGCTCTAGCACTTGTTGCTCCAGGTTGACGTTCAGTTCGTTGACTCGGCAATACAACTCCGATTGTTGAATTGCAACCCCAACCTGAGTTGCCAGTTGTTTGAGCAGATCCACTTCAGCGGCGTGCCATTGGCGAGGTTGACTGCATTGATGAGCAATGAGCAACCCCCACAGCGTCGTGTCAGACGATTCATTCTCAGGTAAAGCCCTCTTGCTTACCTCACCCGGCGTGGTGTGGAGCGGTTTTTGTGAAACGAGTGTCGCAGGTTTGAGTTGCAGAATCGGCACCACTAAATTTG is a window from the Oscillatoria sp. FACHB-1407 genome containing:
- a CDS encoding GAF domain-containing protein, whose protein sequence is MSSSLSPAFSRYRLVTKNCDRLNVQRGLQHKMSSQSSSARLPNSSSHLNIPQSDDLLWQTLFMGAIDATVMVDSEGQLVAVNPAGCRLLGYAETECGGVVQSSSLNGVIANALTCQLLVTLDLATLRQRCLTHGQTTGEISFRAADETIHDLEYVATLYSSDNYLLLVLRDMTQRKQAEVEIRRLNAELEQRVAERTAALSQANAALQEREEQLQLAVAREQLLSSLTQAIRQSLNLEEVLTTTVDQVRQLLKADRVLIYRFNPDWSGLVAVESVVQPSFSVLGRTIYDPCFRSAYVEPYCRGRVVAVEDIRASSLNPCYVEFLESVQVRANLVVPILQLKPATLVSQKPLHTTPGEVSKRALPENESSDTTLWGLLIAHQCSQPRQWHAAEVDLLKQLATQVGVAIQQSELYCRVNELNVNLEQQVLERTTQLQQALDFEAVLKQITDSVRDSLDEDQILQSVVKALALELGVDCCDTGIYELDQTVCTIRHEYTRSLPPAIGLQLQLITAPDIYSQLLQGQWVQFCPIAVDTVRPIQNKYAILACPIQDDQGVIGDLWLFQDRDLSFSELEVRLVQQVSNQCAIALRQARLYQAVQAQVVELERLNQLKDDFLSTVSHELRTPMSNINLAAHLLEVLMQREGLYDSETSQASRYLQILQDECQREIELINDLLDLQRLDAGIEDLMPSIIHLQSWLPHLAEPFETRALKQNQHLEIELPDDLPPLVSDRVSLERIFTELLNNACKYTPPGERISISATLSSAPRPGQSGAIAPTLLEIHIQNTGVEIPSHELSRVFEKFYRVPNGDPWKHGGTGLGLALVKKLTEHLGGTVTVSSTTGVTTFTVALAIAPPSERLRNAPSSS